In Dermacentor variabilis isolate Ectoservices chromosome 11, ASM5094787v1, whole genome shotgun sequence, one genomic interval encodes:
- the LOC142563315 gene encoding endothelin-converting enzyme 2-like, translating to MAAYNKQLPVTSHRFPQAGLQLNNDFRNLSKDSGSESLLARFRFRAVAYFLACAVVTGVVIMTVLLVLLPRPRRDAQRPRALLCVQEECFLGGSVMSRALDLHRDPCEDFYAYACGNWKPTAPGTRSALDDIRLRTLSRAALLLDQQYGKDFIGHAAKLYRSCIEAIRGNQDHTMKLRAFLQERGLFWPRPAPADVTTDPLLVLVDLSLNWRLDLWFHVALVATPGSNSVHVRLQPGVVNQDWARFLWMLRHESQMTYLAYQQEASKLFTKDGFETMTRDVMGQLASLELQVAQQLSAGNMTLQPPRGPRDGRKPCERVTWRHADCLTPGVKPSRWLAVLSSHVGASVNENTTVSVWNPRFGQSLGKILSINPINLLLDVIGWTVVQMLGWAAHPLLAYVRLGGEVHTRQSTPPFCLAATEALLGEAATATLLATHLPERYRRQFYNQASSANSVSSRQ from the exons ATGGCGGCCTATAACAAACAGCTCCCCGTCACTTCTCATCGATTTCCACAGGCGGGACTACAGTTGAACAATGACTTCCGGAACCTATCCAAGGACTCCGGCTCGGAGTCCCTGCTGGCCCGCTTCCGTTTCCGGGCGGTGGCCTACTTCCTCGCCTGCGCCGTGGTCACCGGTGTGGTCATCATGACCGTGCTGCTGGTCTTGCTGCCCAGGCCACGGCGCGACGCCCAAAGACCGCGCGCGCTGCTCTGCGTGCAGGAGGAGTGCTTCCTCGGAGGTAGTGTGATGAGCCGCGCCCTTGACCTCCATCGGGACCCCTGCGAAGACTTCTACGCGTACGCCTGCGGGAACTGGAAGCCCACCGCTCCTGGCACGCGTTCCGCGCTCGACGACATCCGGCTCCGGACGCTGTCCAG GGCTGCACTCCTACTGGACCAGCAGTACGGCAAGGACTTCATCGGCCATGCTGCAAAGCTGTACCGCAGCTGCATTGAAGCCATACGCGGAAACCAAGACCACACAATGAAGCTGAGGGCATTCCTGCAAGAAAG GGGCTTGTTCTGGCCACGACCCGCGCCGGCCGACGTTACCACAGACCCGCTGCTCGTACTCGTTGACCTGTCCCTGAATTGGCGCCTCGACCTGTGGTTCCATGTCGCATTGGTGGCGACCCCCGGCAGTAACTCTGTGCACGTGCGCCTGCAGCCAGGGGTGGTTAACCAGGATTGGGCCCGCTTCCTGTGGATGCTGCGGCACGAAAGCCAGATGACGTACCTGGCTTATCAGCAG GAGGCCTCCAAGCTGTTTACCAAGGATGGATTTGAAACGATGACGCGGGACGTGATGGGGCAGCTGGCGTCACTCGAGCTCCAGGTCGCGCAGCAACTCTCTGCAGGCAACATGACGCTGCAGCCGCCTCGAGGACCACGGGACGGCAGGAAGCCGTGCGAACGCGTGACGTGGCGTCACGCCGACTGCCTGACACCCGGAGTGAAACCCTCACGCTGGCTCGCTGTCCTGTCGAGTCATGTCGGCGCCTCC GTGAACGAGAACACCACTGTGTCAGTGTGGAATCCGCGATTCGGTCAATCGCTCGGCAAAATTCTGTCGATTAACCCGATCAACCTCCTCCTGGACGTCATTGGCTGGACCGTAGTTCAG ATGCTGGGCTGGGCCGCTCATCCTCTGCTGGCGTACGTGCGCTTGGGTGGTGAGGTACACACGCGGCAAAGCACCCCACCTTTCTGCCTAGCCGCCACAGAGGCACTGCTCGGAGAGGCTGCTACGGCCACGCTGTTAGCCACGCACCTACCCGAAAGGTACAGGAGGCAG TTTTACAACCAGGCTTCATCTGCGAATTCAGTTTCATCACGGCAGTAA
- the LOC142564557 gene encoding uncharacterized protein LOC142564557 → MMRASTSALSLSHDADVDPTHNVTLSLWPKTASRLQLERSYGPMPAPPNSSSFLDNWLTLAPAIASLAKTAALAGGSPMGPFSFRPFAWHHRYEGGDAAVVLPMWIMFPPIYGPGLPPGMVFGGAGSLYATLLAEGLPTALLDSLDKRSHYASALCSHKQDPWLRRAIGIEAAWRALRRAPSVETSGSGGHLLGLEDFSSAHLFFLAACLQLCDAPLSRRAECNFALRQSDAFASVFACAEGSKMNPKDKCRAW, encoded by the exons ATGATGCGAGCTTCAACGAGCGCCCTCAGCCTGAGTCACGACGCTGACGTAGATCCGACGCACAACGTCACGCTCTCGCTGTGGCCCAAGACGGCGTCCAGGCTGCAGCTGGAACGATCCTACGGCCCCATGCCAGCGCCGCCTAATTCCTCGTCGTTCTTGGACAACTGGCTTACACTGGCTCCCGCAATTGCCAGCTTGGCCAAGACAGCAGCTCTCGCCGGTGGCTCACCGATGGGACCGTTCAGCTTCAGACCATTTGCCTGGCACCATCGTTACGAGGGCGGAGACGCTGCTGTAGTTTTGCCCATGTGGATCATGTTCCCTCCCATCTACGGGCCAG GACTACCACCTGGCATGGTATTCGGTGGCGCGGGCTCGTTGTACGCGACGCTGCTCGCCGAAGGCCTCCCTACTGCTCTCCTGGACAGCCTGGACAAGCGCAGCCACTACGCGTCGGCGCTGTGCTCGCACAAGCAGGACCCGTGGCTGCGACGCGCCATCGGCATCGAGGCCGCCTGGCGGGCGCTGCGAAGGGCGCCCTCTGTCGAGACCAGCGGCAGCGGAGGCCACCTGCTGGGCCTCGAGGACTTCTCCAGCGCCCACTTGTTCTTCCTGGCCGCTTGCCTCCAGCTTTGCGACGCTCCGCTGTCGAGGCGTGCGGAGTGTAATTTCGCGCTTCGCCAATCGGACGCGTTcgcgagcgttttcgcatgcGCTGAGGGGTCAAAGATGAACCCCAAGGACAAGTGCAGGGCATGGTGA